The Bradyrhizobium betae genomic interval GTGCTGCTGGTGCCGCTGCTGCTGTACGAGCGGCTGCAGAAGCGGCAACTGGAACAGGGACGTTGAGTCGATGCGCAAGTCCTCGCGTCTGTCCCGCTTCAACATCGTCTCGCTCACGCTCGGGCTGGCATTCCTTTATCTGCCGATCCTGATCCTCGTCATCTATTCCTTCAACGCCTCGCGGCTGGTGACGGTGTGGGGCGGCTGGTCGCTGCGCTGGTATCACGAGTTCTTCAACGACCGCGCCATGATCGAGGCGGCCTGGATGAGCCTCGAGGTCGCGATGTCCTCCGCGACCATTGCCACGCTGCTCGGCACGCTCGCCGCGGTAGCATTGTCGCGCGGCGAGCGGTTTCGCGGCCGCACGCTGTTCTCCGGCATGCTCTACGCGCCGCTGGTGATGCCGGAGGTGATCACCGGACTGTCGCTGCTGCTGCTGTTCGTGGCGCTGAACGCCGAGCGCGGCTTCTGGACGGTGACGATCGCCCACACCACCCTGACGATGTGCTTCGTCGCGGTGGTCGTGCAGTCGCGCCTCGGCTCGCTCGACCGGTCGCTGGAGGAGGCCGCGATGGACCTCGGCTGCAACCCGGTTCGCGCGTTCGTAGCCGTGACGCTGCCGCTGATCGCACCTAGCATCGTCGCCGGCTGGATGCTGGCCTTCACGCTGTCGCTCGACGATCTCGTGATCGCGAGCTTCACCACCGGCCCGGGCTCGGCGACCTTGCCGATCCGGATCTATTCGGAGGTGCGGTTAGGGGTGAAACCCGAGATCAACGCGATCTGCACGCTCGTGATCGGCCTGATCGCGATGGTGATCGTCATCGCCTCGCTCGCTTCGAAACTGTCGAGTGAGCAGGGCGAGAGCGCGGCGCCGCTGTAGCCGTTCGGCCGAGATACCACGCGCGAGTCGCCCCTTGTACCGCGGCGCCGAGCTGGCGTAGCGCGAGGCTGTCGAGCGGGAACTCGAGCAGGATGTGGATCAGGCTCAGCGCCAGCAGAAAGGTGAAGCCGAACCCATAGTCGTAGAAATAAAGCGCGGTGGAGGCGGCGCTGGCGGCGGCCATCGCCGCCAGCCGGGCCTTCGGTACCGCGGTCCAGCGGATCACGTCGGCTTTGATGAACCAGTTGAGGTAGTGATCTCGGTGAAGTAATGCGCCGGGCCGAGCACGACATAGGCCAGCAGCAACAGCTCGAACGGCACCAGATAGGCCGCCGCGAGCGCCAGCAGCATCAGGTCGAGATGGATCGCGTCGTTGCCGCGCATGATGACGAGCCCCTCAACAGGGCTTCGAGATTAGAGCAGGCGTGGACAACCCGCAATTGTCCACGTCGTCGCCCGAACGTCCCGCTTGCGGTGGCCCGCTGCGTCCTGCCGTGTCAGGACTTCACTGCACCCGCCGTGAGACCGCCCACCATGTAGCGGCGGAAGGCGTAGTAGATCGCGGCCGGCGGCAGCGCATAGATGAAGCCCGTCGTCATCAACAGCTCCCACGGCGA includes:
- a CDS encoding ABC transporter permease → MRKSSRLSRFNIVSLTLGLAFLYLPILILVIYSFNASRLVTVWGGWSLRWYHEFFNDRAMIEAAWMSLEVAMSSATIATLLGTLAAVALSRGERFRGRTLFSGMLYAPLVMPEVITGLSLLLLFVALNAERGFWTVTIAHTTLTMCFVAVVVQSRLGSLDRSLEEAAMDLGCNPVRAFVAVTLPLIAPSIVAGWMLAFTLSLDDLVIASFTTGPGSATLPIRIYSEVRLGVKPEINAICTLVIGLIAMVIVIASLASKLSSEQGESAAPL